The following coding sequences are from one Acidimicrobiales bacterium window:
- the carA gene encoding glutamine-hydrolyzing carbamoyl-phosphate synthase small subunit, with translation MTRRLQPALLVLADGTVFEGEAFGALTPGRIAPGEVVFNTVLSGYQEVISDPSYAGQIICFTYPHIGNYGANRSDDEARRPFARGVIVRELARRESSWRSEEHLDAFLRRHDVPGIGGIDTRRLTRHIRDAGAMPGAFAIVDDRVDGAIDEATLKAAAAAEPGTEGIDLVAQVTTPEPYVVEARGGDLRIVAYDFGIKTTILRHLAGLGTVEVVPASTTAAEVLAREPDGVFLSNGPGDPITVPYATTAVGELLGEVPVFGICLGHQLLASALGGEIAKLPFGHHGGNHPVRNLATGHVEITSQNHNFAVVEGSVPHAEVTHVNLNDGVVEGLRCTDVPAFSVQHHPEAGPGPHDASYLFADFASLVRKDSLSRRTRRRPPAADTAAATEQVGSPAVVPAPEPPDPTGPPVGPSGDGREG, from the coding sequence ATGACCCGGCGTCTCCAACCGGCACTGCTGGTGTTGGCCGACGGAACCGTCTTCGAGGGCGAGGCGTTCGGCGCCCTCACGCCGGGGCGCATCGCGCCGGGTGAGGTCGTGTTCAACACCGTGCTGTCGGGCTACCAGGAAGTGATCTCCGACCCGTCCTACGCGGGCCAGATCATCTGCTTCACGTACCCGCACATCGGCAACTACGGCGCCAACCGCAGCGACGACGAAGCGCGTCGCCCCTTCGCCCGCGGCGTGATCGTGCGAGAGCTGGCCCGGCGCGAGAGCAGCTGGCGTTCCGAGGAGCACCTCGATGCGTTCCTGCGCCGCCACGACGTGCCGGGCATCGGCGGCATCGACACGCGACGCCTCACTCGCCACATCCGCGACGCCGGGGCCATGCCCGGCGCGTTCGCGATCGTCGACGACCGCGTCGACGGCGCGATCGACGAGGCCACGCTGAAGGCGGCCGCGGCCGCCGAGCCGGGCACCGAGGGGATCGACTTGGTGGCGCAAGTGACCACGCCGGAGCCGTACGTCGTCGAGGCCCGCGGGGGTGACTTGCGGATCGTGGCCTACGACTTCGGCATCAAGACGACGATCTTGCGGCACCTCGCCGGTCTCGGGACCGTCGAGGTGGTGCCGGCGTCGACCACGGCCGCCGAAGTGCTCGCCCGCGAGCCCGACGGCGTGTTCTTGTCGAACGGCCCGGGCGACCCGATCACGGTCCCGTATGCCACCACGGCGGTCGGCGAGCTGCTCGGCGAAGTGCCGGTGTTCGGCATCTGTCTCGGCCACCAGCTGCTCGCTTCGGCGCTCGGCGGCGAGATCGCCAAGCTGCCGTTCGGCCACCACGGGGGCAACCACCCGGTGCGCAACTTGGCCACCGGCCACGTCGAGATCACCAGCCAGAACCACAACTTCGCGGTGGTGGAAGGCTCGGTGCCGCACGCCGAGGTCACCCACGTCAACCTCAACGACGGCGTGGTCGAGGGCCTCCGGTGCACCGACGTGCCCGCCTTCAGCGTGCAGCACCACCCCGAAGCCGGCCCGGGCCCGCACGACGCCTCCTACCTGTTCGCCGACTTCGCGAGTCTCGTCCGCAAGGACAGCCTTTCCAGACGAACCCGGCGGCGTCCGCCTGCGGCGGACACGGCGGCGGCGACCGAGCAGGTCGGATCGCCCGCGGTTGTCCCGGCGCCAGAGCCCCCCGACCCCACCGGCCCGCCCGTCGGTCCGTCTGGCGACGGGAGGGAGGGCTGA
- a CDS encoding dihydroorotase translates to MPEPTLVIKGGRLIDATGERNADVVVGDDGTVLAVGTGLDAPRTLDAGGCVVSPGLVDLHAHLRQPGKEEAETIETGSRCAALGGFTAVVAMPNTTPAIDSAAVVREVQDLARTAMCEVAVAGAITLGRRGDTLAPMAEMAALGVRLFTDDGSGVEDNRLMRRALEYASGLPQPVVLAQHCEDGALNAGGHMHEGEWSARLGIPGQPAEAEELMVMRDIALARLTGQRVHFQHLSTAGSVVMVRAAKAAGLPVSAEATAHHLALTDALCASYDPVFKVNPPLRTTTDVLAVRDGLADGAIDAIATDHAPHEQEAKEQPFDQAPPGMLGLETVLAVALTTMAGDADPPDGFAAEGVVPVDPTGELGAGNGRNGIATRGRASLGDVLGALSWRPASIAGLDHHGGPIVAGRAAHLAVIDPTATWTVDAAASASRSRNNPWAGLELRGKVRHTLWRGEPIVIDGEAQR, encoded by the coding sequence GTGCCTGAGCCCACCCTGGTCATCAAGGGCGGACGTCTGATCGACGCGACGGGTGAGCGCAACGCCGACGTGGTGGTCGGTGACGACGGCACCGTGTTGGCCGTCGGCACCGGCCTCGACGCACCGCGCACGCTCGACGCAGGCGGGTGTGTGGTGAGCCCCGGTCTGGTCGATCTCCACGCCCACTTGCGCCAGCCGGGCAAGGAGGAGGCCGAGACCATCGAGACCGGCAGCCGCTGCGCTGCGCTCGGCGGGTTCACGGCGGTCGTGGCCATGCCCAACACCACCCCCGCCATCGACTCGGCCGCGGTCGTGCGCGAAGTGCAGGACCTCGCCCGCACGGCGATGTGCGAAGTGGCCGTCGCCGGCGCCATCACCCTCGGACGTCGAGGCGACACCCTCGCCCCGATGGCCGAGATGGCCGCGCTCGGGGTCCGGCTGTTCACCGACGACGGCTCGGGCGTCGAAGACAACCGGCTGATGCGTCGGGCCCTGGAGTACGCCAGCGGACTTCCCCAACCGGTCGTGCTCGCCCAGCACTGTGAGGACGGCGCGCTCAACGCCGGCGGCCACATGCACGAAGGCGAGTGGTCCGCCCGGCTCGGCATCCCGGGCCAGCCTGCCGAGGCCGAGGAGCTGATGGTCATGCGCGACATCGCGCTGGCCCGCCTCACCGGCCAGCGGGTCCACTTCCAGCACTTGTCCACTGCAGGGTCGGTGGTGATGGTCCGTGCGGCCAAAGCTGCCGGGCTGCCGGTGTCGGCAGAAGCAACGGCGCACCACCTGGCGCTGACCGACGCGTTGTGCGCCAGCTACGACCCGGTGTTCAAGGTCAACCCGCCTCTGCGCACCACCACCGACGTGCTCGCGGTGCGCGACGGCCTCGCCGACGGCGCCATCGACGCCATCGCCACCGACCACGCCCCCCACGAGCAAGAAGCCAAAGAGCAGCCGTTCGACCAGGCTCCGCCCGGGATGCTCGGGTTGGAGACGGTGCTCGCCGTGGCGCTCACCACCATGGCCGGCGACGCGGACCCGCCCGATGGGTTCGCGGCAGAGGGGGTGGTGCCGGTCGACCCGACCGGCGAGCTCGGCGCGGGCAACGGGCGCAACGGCATCGCCACGCGTGGGCGGGCTTCGCTGGGAGACGTGCTCGGCGCACTGTCGTGGCGTCCGGCATCGATCGCCGGGCTCGACCACCACGGCGGGCCGATCGTCGCGGGTCGCGCGGCGCACCTCGCGGTGATCGACCCCACCGCCACGTGGACGGTCGACGCGGCGGCGTCGGCGAGCCGCAGCCGCAACAACCCGTGGGCCGGCCTCGAGCTGCGGGGGAAGGTGCGCCACACGCTCTGGCGCGGTGAACCGATCGTGATCGACGGGGAGGCGCAACGATGA
- a CDS encoding aspartate carbamoyltransferase catalytic subunit: MRHLLSIDDLGGADGIAEVLRLTDSFVEVSARQIPKVPALRGKTVAWLFYEDSTRTRLSFETAAKRLSADTLNFSVSSSSVSKGESLRDTALTIEAMGVDAIVVRHKSAGAPHRIATWVGAKVVNAGDGWHEHPTQGLLDAYTIRQRLGSLEGRHVAIIGDINHSRVARSDVLAFTAMGAEVTLVGPPTLLPPSLEGWPVNVSYDLDAVLPTADVAALLRLQRERIDEALVPTLREYTAGWGLTARRAGLLRDDAIVMHPGPMNRGVEIAPEVADLPSAVIVDQVRNGVAVRMAVLYLLLGAGTDLVPPTTDDATDTATDTAADASDDVGGLPADQPDQPAEAGEETARA; the protein is encoded by the coding sequence GTGAGGCATCTGCTGTCGATCGACGATCTCGGCGGCGCCGACGGGATTGCCGAAGTGCTGCGGCTCACCGACTCGTTCGTCGAGGTCAGCGCCCGCCAGATCCCGAAGGTCCCCGCGCTGCGCGGCAAGACCGTGGCGTGGTTGTTCTACGAGGACTCCACCCGCACCCGCCTGTCGTTCGAGACCGCGGCCAAGCGGCTGTCGGCCGACACGCTCAACTTCTCCGTCTCGTCATCGTCGGTCAGCAAAGGCGAGTCGCTGCGCGACACCGCGCTCACCATCGAGGCGATGGGCGTCGACGCGATCGTGGTGCGGCACAAGTCGGCCGGCGCGCCGCACCGCATCGCCACCTGGGTCGGCGCCAAGGTCGTCAACGCCGGCGACGGCTGGCACGAGCACCCCACGCAGGGCCTGCTCGACGCGTACACGATCCGCCAACGCCTCGGCAGCCTCGAGGGGCGCCACGTGGCGATCATCGGCGACATCAACCACTCGCGGGTGGCGCGCAGCGACGTGCTGGCGTTCACCGCGATGGGCGCCGAGGTCACCCTGGTCGGTCCGCCCACCTTGTTGCCGCCGAGCCTCGAAGGCTGGCCGGTGAACGTGAGCTACGACCTCGACGCGGTGCTGCCGACCGCCGACGTGGCCGCGCTGCTGCGGCTGCAGCGCGAGCGGATCGACGAAGCGCTGGTGCCCACCTTGCGCGAGTACACGGCAGGGTGGGGGCTCACTGCCCGCCGGGCAGGGTTGCTGCGCGACGACGCCATCGTGATGCACCCCGGGCCGATGAACCGCGGGGTGGAGATCGCGCCCGAGGTCGCCGATCTGCCGAGCGCGGTGATCGTCGACCAGGTCCGCAACGGCGTCGCCGTGCGGATGGCCGTGCTGTACCTGCTGCTCGGCGCCGGCACCGACCTCGTCCCACCGACCACCGACGACGCCACCGACACCGCCACCGACACCGCCGCCGATGCGTCCGACGACGTCGGCGGGCTGCCCGCCGATCAGCCCGACCAACCCGCCGAGGCGGGGGAGGAGACCGCCCGTGCCTGA